From Candidatus Paceibacterota bacterium, the proteins below share one genomic window:
- a CDS encoding helix-turn-helix transcriptional regulator, with protein sequence METKIAFYRNKLGITQEQLAELVGVSRQTIISLEQNRYNPSLLLAHKITKALKQGKIEEVFGVK encoded by the coding sequence ATGGAAACGAAAATTGCTTTCTATCGAAATAAGCTGGGCATAACACAGGAGCAACTTGCAGAGCTTGTTGGTGTGTCCAGGCAAACAATTATTTCTTTAGAACAAAATCGCTACAACCCTTCCCTGCTCCTGGCGCATAAGATTACAAAGGCACTGAAGCAAGGAAAAATTGAGGAGGTGTTTGGGGTGAAGTAA